The nucleotide window TCTCTATTATATAgtcgaattatatattatatcatatattaaaaattaaattttatgtgttatatatagtattgtagaatacatcttttaaaaaaataaaataataaaaagttttaattaatacgttattattttagaaaatatcataaacattcttacaaatttaaaatttttcatatacaactcttctatattttcattttctctaaataAATGTATTGAATTTATCGGTAATATAGTCATATTATacgatattaattaaatacattttaaaacatgtatcgTTTTTCATCTTAATCATATCCTATTATAAGATGCATATAATGTATAATCAACTTATTTGTATGAAGTTGGAAAGCATTTCATCTCACATTGAAATGTGAACACTGATGGAACACTAGGGTTGATTAGTTAAAAAGAAACATGACCTAAAACGAGAAAATGACTTGGGAATGATGATGGAAGCTCTTAAATGGGGAATTTCGATGAAGGATGATCTGATCACCACTCTCCAATGGGCATTTGGTCATTTGGTTGTTACTCCTTTGGGCTACAAAGGCAATGGAATGGTGCATTTGCAGGCGTGGCCATTAGcttatttttcttcatcttttcaaACTTACTTTCGATGCTTCTTTTTTATGGTCTTACTTTGCTTGAGCTCATGCTCACTATTCTTGATCCATTCGTGGACCATGCATGCGGTGGTGGTGCAACCTTTTTCCCAAATTGTGCTTCACATTTTCTCACTAGGAAGGCTTTCAGACTTAGTAATTACAACTATCTTATTTATTACACGAGTGAAGGATTGGCTTGGTAAGGTTGATCGGAATTCATAAACTAAAGATAATTAAACAAGCCAAATCTTGTTGCTAATTAACTTTTATCCTGTCTGAGATTTTTAATTGTATGTTTTGTAAGTTGGATGGATTATGTGCTCTCATGTATGTGAGATGGGTTACATCTTTAactgtttttgttatttaaaataataaatttaagtataCTCAGTTTTGAGTAActaattagattataaaatgatgtatcatcatatgattagataattctaaattaagaataaaataatactcaatcacatgatgacatattaccTAGTTACCTATTAAGTACTCAAAATTGAATACACGTAAAATTGCTCCTTAAATATCATATGCAAAACAATGTTTGTCTACCCAAGGTCTTCCTCATTCATTTATgatctttaactttaattttacacTATCTGCTATGCTTTAGTAATTGAAAAGGTAAATATGTTTTCTACCCTCgctgttatattaattttcggatcaataactataaaaatataaaattgaaaaagtcgGGATGACATTCTCAATCGGCAAACTAGTAGTCATGtgcaaattcaattaaattacacTCAAAATGATATGATTTGACTGGAATTGCACCTAGAATGGTACAATCCAACTAGATTGCACCTAGTATGGTGCAGTTATGTTagaatcatatcatatgatttgaCCACAGTCTCACTTAGGACGGTATGATTCAaacacaaattttgataaatcatACCATTCTAGTTTCAATTGGGTCAAGATCGTGTTTTCAAGCAATATTTAAACCATTTAGAAATAGCATAAGTctgggttttgatttttcaattatagcTGAGgatttaagtaattaatttttaagttgatgaaaaaaattgatttatttttattcgagAGATGGAATCGATATTAACCTTGTAATCATATATTTTGCAAACtagcaaaaatattaaaaacaacaacaactaaatttttatgataggtgagatattattgttttgaaacttaaagatgagaaaagaaaatgttctTCTACCAATTATTGAAGATActtcaaaatataaaacccaAACGATCTGTAATGTTATTTAGTATTCTGATACCATTCACCAAATCTCAACattgtataataaatattatatatcagtGTAAAATTTTGGTGATATTTTTTGTAAGGTATCATATCATGGAATTTCAAAATTGGTTGGCAAAAGATGGCTTTCCAGAGCTGACATTGGAGCAAGAAATCCCATGATTTGAATGCTGCAATTGAGCAATATCATGAACCAATTGAATGATATGTCATGGGCTTTCTTCAAATTAGGTGCGTCGCCGGGCTTAAATTTACTTTTACGTGGCCTTGGGCCACTTAGACTTCTTTCAAGTATTTCTAGATCGATCCTATTCCTGCCTACCGCTCTTGCTGGCTTTCCCAAGAGGAGTTTCAGCCGCTGTGATCTTGGTATTGAATTGGAGAGAAAATAGATCaaatatgttcaaaataaatcgattcataaaccaaacaagaacCTCCGTTCTCACTTCAAAGCAACTCTTCGTCTATGAACACAAGCTCTTTTCTCTTCCTCCGCAGCAATCCTCTACTCGCTTCCTCGACATTTACCAAGTGCATACTTTCGTTTCTTTTCCTAATTTCTACATTTATAGTTTCAtttcatacatttttatttatggGTTTCCCCTTTTTTCAATGCAGTTTGGGAACAAACAAGCAATCGAGAAAGAGCGTGCTAGGCTGtaagtgttttttatttttttttaagttgatactatatattaaaatgatattaatactTGATGTTGTGATTTAGAGCAGTACCGATGAGATGAGTAGAGGTTACTTCGCTGATATTTCAGAGCTACGTAAACATGGTGGGAAGGTAATAACTGTCATGACAAGCCTTGCcttatttatattcaatgtaCTCCATCTATGTATTTTTATTGAGTTAGGATTAAGGAACggagaattatattttaaaacaatgtgGTGGATTCATGTTTTATGTGTTGATTTGATTGTTTTGATAGTGGTAATTGTATTTGGGCAGATTGCAGTagcaaataaagttttaattccCGCAATGGCGGCTGTAAAGTTTCCAAACTTGGATGTTAGTTACCCGGATGGTAAAACTTCAAAGCTTCCAATCTGTTCTGGTGCAGATATAGTTGGTGTTGACAAATTAGCTATCCCTAAAGCTTCTTTACTATGTCTCACATTTCGGGCAGGTTCGCAGGTATTGATCATGCACCTAAAACACAATTGTTGCTTTTCAAGttaaaataaaaggaataaaattaCTATGAGTTAAAAAGGGAAACAAGAAAGATCGAAGTTCTTATTTAAATGATTAAGTTCGTGACGTATACCTTATAAGTTTCTAATTATAAGTTGAACCTAGAGAACTACAATTACTGTCACATTGCAAGACTTTTTAGGTATATGAACCTCCTTTTCTCTAGGTGCAAGCTATGGTCCATACTTATAAGCATAAATTCCAATACACCAGTATTAGTTGTTATTAGTGTTGTCCTGGTTTGTAAAACTGTGTGGTCTAATCTTGAACATTTACCCCTCATCCTAGATAGTTAAGGAAAATATGATCCCAGTTTGACAACCTCAACTGGAACTTTAGTATACAGGGAAGGGTTGTTGCTAGTGTTACTGTTATGATATAAAAGTCTTCTCTGTTGGCAGGCAATGATTGATTCCTGGAGCGCACCTTTTCTTGAAGCTTTTGGTGATTCAAACAATATTCACCTGTATGAGGTATCTTAGCATTATTATTTAATGCAGATATTGATTAGAATTTCCTTGCTAGTTCTAGCTCAGTGCTCAAGATACAACAAACTGTTGTATTCCATTGCTGTGGTTCTAGAGAAAGAATTGAGTTATAGCAACTTGTGACTTTTTTTGATGTCCTTAAACACTTGTCATGGTAATTTGTGGTATGTCTTAACTCTTTTGATGTGTTTTGCATCAGTTGATTGATTCCCATGATAGACCCCAATGTGTCAATTGATATAACCCATGGTTTCCATTAAGGGGTCCAAGGTCCCAATCCCTTTTGGGCCACCTACCTAGCATTTATCACATCGATTTGCTGAATACTAAAAGATTTGTGTCCTGGATATTGTTCTTAAATCAAACCCAATGCACATGTAACATGTTGagaaatttatgaaatattaaaacaggaaaaaaagtgCATGATAAATCagtatctttaatttattatctgaAATGGCTTTCCTTCATTCTTTTTCCATCCTTTTGTTGGGAGTGCTGGAGTGGGGATTAATAATTCATCTGTTTAGACAAGTTTCTACCGGTTAAGTACAGTCCTACCTTTACCTATAGATTTCACTTAAGGGCCTTCCGCCTGGTGAAGTATCTTGCTGTCACTATGATGCtaattttgtattcaattttCGACTTCTCTAGCTTCCTTTCATTTTCATAGtgaactaaatttaattttttttctccctaaGTGACGCTTTAAGATCACCTTTTTCCTCTGGGAACCCATTAGCTGTATCTGTTACTTTTCTTTTGCTGGCTTTAACCCTTAGCCAATAATTACTAACACTTTTTATGTGCATTAAAGTGATTTTTTACCGCAAAGTTTGTTCTCACTATGTGCCTATTTCATTCTATTTGTGTGTCtgtgtaatttttattttaaaatatggctatgtgaaaattttacatttgtgTTTGAGAAATATGTAAATGCCAGCAGAGTGACAAACTCATGGTAGATTATGTTCCatatttaaatcatattaaatggCCTGGAGTTATGAGTGAACTTGAGCTTTCTTGGGAATATTTCTTAGCAGAAGGATGGCAAGAATGATGCGCCCAATTGATATTATTCAACTGATTCTAATAACTTGTATCAATATTAAATTCTTAGTAATCAAGTTTCACTACTTTCAGGTGTCCTTTATAGACTCTTGGTTCTTATGTCTGAGTCCAATTAAGAGGATGCTTCTCAAGAGAATGAGGAAAGCTGATGTAGGGAAGAATGGGGTCCAGAGGCAGATTGTTTATTCATTTGGTGATCATTATTACTTCAGAAAAGAACTTAAAATACTGAATCTTCTCACTGGGTACcgaaactttgtttttttatagtTTGTGCTATGGCCTGACAGATTTAGTTGTCGGCTATAAACTTATGCTCTCTTAATGTTCTGAACCTACAGGTATATTTTCCTTCTTGACAAATTTGGTAGAGTAAGATGGCAAGGGTTCGGACATGCAACACCTGAGGAATTATCATCTCTTCTTTCTTGCACATCACTCCTTTTAGAAAAGGTATGACATAGCCAAAGCACATAGCATATTCTTAACTTTTAGATCTTCATGAGTTCAACAAGCAAGACCCTAGAATTTAGTGTCTTGTTAAGTTTTGTATATTCTGTGAAAAGATTTTTTAGTTACAAGTCTACAACTTTCCTTTTTGTCAAAGAACATAATTTATACTCTGCGTATGCTTGCAGTGAAATTTGCTTGTGAAAGCATGGCTGAGAATGCTAATTGCTACTGAAGTCTTTTAAGCACAATGAGAGGATAGGAATTTAAACCTCTGAGGGGCCTCTGTTTTGTTGACGAGGATTAGAGTTATAATTTCTGAAAGCAAttgatagaaaataaataattgataactTGTAGAGTTGAGTGAAATATCTTGTAATTCTCTGAATAATCTTCCTAATTTCTGTCTTTTGTTCAACATTGGGTACCAAATATAGTACATTGTATAACATTCTTAAGAAACATGTTCAATATCAATCATCAACATTAGGTGTCTCAATTGAAAAAACACACAAGTAGAATGGTAAAGGGTCTGGAGAAGATAATCTAATTGGTTATATCatgtcaatttaaattaatcctTCAATACCAACTTTGGAGGGGAATCtatcttattttgaatttggtttTTTCCACAAATCTTTTTGCGTCGGG belongs to Mangifera indica cultivar Alphonso chromosome 2, CATAS_Mindica_2.1, whole genome shotgun sequence and includes:
- the LOC123209083 gene encoding uncharacterized protein LOC123209083, with the protein product MFKINRFINQTRTSVLTSKQLFVYEHKLFSLPPQQSSTRFLDIYQFGNKQAIEKERARLTDEMSRGYFADISELRKHGGKIAVANKVLIPAMAAVKFPNLDVSYPDGKTSKLPICSGADIVGVDKLAIPKASLLCLTFRAGSQAMIDSWSAPFLEAFGDSNNIHLYEVSFIDSWFLCLSPIKRMLLKRMRKADVGKNGVQRQIVYSFGDHYYFRKELKILNLLTGYIFLLDKFGRVRWQGFGHATPEELSSLLSCTSLLLEK